The following are encoded together in the Marmota flaviventris isolate mMarFla1 chromosome 18, mMarFla1.hap1, whole genome shotgun sequence genome:
- the Atxn1l gene encoding ataxin-1-like has translation MKPVHERSQECLPPKKRDLPVTSEDMGRTTSCSTNHTPSSDASEWSRGVVVAGQSQAGARVSLGGDGAEAITGLTVDQYGMLYKVAVPPATFSPTGLPSVVNMSPLPPTFNVASSLIQHPGIHYPPIHYAQLPSTSLQFIGSPYSLPYAVPPNFLPSPLLSPSASLTTSHLPHFVPYASLLAEEATPPPQASSPAHSFNKAPSATSPSGQLPHHSNTQPLDLAPGRMPIYYQMSRLPAGYPLHENPPAGTSPVLTPQEGQSALEAAAANGGQRQRERNLVRRESEALDSPSSKGEGQGLVPVVECVVDGQLFSGSQTPRVEVAVPAHRGTPDTDLEVQRVVGALASQDYHVVAAQRKDEPSPLNLSHHTPDHQAEGRGSARNPTELAEKNQSRGFYPQSHQEPVKHRPLPKAMVVANGNLVPTGTDPGLLPVGSEILVASSLDVQTRATFPDKEPTPPPITSSHLPSHFMKGAIIQLATGELKRVEDLQTQDFVRSAEVSGGLKIDSSTVVDIQESQWPGFVMLHFVVGEQQSKVSIEVPPEHPFFVYGQGWSSCSPGRTAQLFSLPCHRLQVGDVCISISLQSLNSNSVSQASCAPPGQLGPPQERPERTVLGPRDLCDSEGKNQPTGEGSHAVEPSQSEPGAQTCWPALNFQRYSMQGEEARAALLRPSFIPQEVKLSIEGRSNAGK, from the coding sequence ATGAAACCTGTTCATGAGAGGAGTCAGGAATGCCTTCCACCAAAGAAACGAGACCTCCCCGTGACCAGCGAGGATATGGGGAGAACGACCAGCTGCTCCACAAACCACACACCCTCTAGTGATGCTTCTGAATGGTCCCGAGGGGTTGTGGTGGCTGGGCAGAGCCAGGCTGGAGCCAGAGTCAGCCTCGGGGGTGATGGAGCTGAGGCCATCACTGGTCTGACGGTGGACCAGTATGGCATGCTGTATAAGGTGGCTGTGCCACCTGCCACCTTCTCACCGACTGGCCTCCCATCTGTGGTGAACATGAGCCCCTTGCCCCCCACGTTTAATGTAGCGTCTTCACTGATTCAGCATCCAGGAATCCACTATCCCCCAATCCACTATGCTCAGCTCCCATCCACCTCACTGCAGTTTATTGGGTCTCCTTATAGCCTTCCCTATGCTGTGCCACCTAATTTCCTACCGAgtcccctcctttctccttctgcCAGTCTCACCACCTCTCACCTTCCACACTTTGTGCCATATGCCTCACTCCTGGCAGAAGaagccacccctcccccacaggcttcatccccagcccactcGTTTAACAAAGCCCCCTCTGCAACCTCTCCGTCTGGGCAATTGCCACATCACTCGAATACTCAGCCACTGGACCTCGCTCCAGGACGGATGCCCATTTATTACCAGATGTCTAGACTACCTGCTGGCTATCCCTTGCATGAAAACCCTCCAGCAGGCACGAGCCCAGTTCTTACCCCTCAGGAGGGCCAGTCTGCTCTGGAAGCAGCTGCTGCCAATGGAGGACAGAGACAGCGAGAGCGAAATTTAGTAAGACGGGAAAGTGAAGCCCTTGACTCTCCCAGCAGTAAGGGTGAAGGCCAAGGATTGGTGCCAGTGGTAGAATGTGTGGTGGATGGACAGTTGTTTTCAGGTTCTCAGACTCCGCGGGTGGAGGTGGCAGTGCCGGCACACCGAGGGACCCCAGACACGGACCTCGAAGTCCAGCGGGTGGTTGGCGCTTTAGCTTCTCAGGACTATCATGTGGTGGCAGCTCAGAGGAAGGATGAACCCAGTCCCCTCAACCTGTCCCATCATACCCCTGACCATCAGGCTGAAGGACGAGGGTCAGCCAGGAATCCTACAGAGCTGGCAGAGAAAAACCAGTCCCGTGGGTTCTACCCTCAGTCCCATCAGGAACCGGTGAAACATAGACCTTTACCCAAAGCAATGGTTGTAGCCAATGGCAACCTGGTGCCCACTGGAACTGACCCAGGCCTGCTGCCTGTGGGCTCGGAGATCCTGGTGGCATCAAGTCTGGACGTGCAGACCAGAGCCACCTTCCCAGACAAGGAGCCAACGCCACCCCCTATTACCTCCTCCCACTTGCCCTCCCATTTCATGAAAGGCGCCATCATCCAGCTGGCTACAGGGGAGCTGAAGCGGGTGGAGGACCTCCAGACCCAAGATTTTGTGCGCAGTGCCGAAGTGAGTGGGGGGCTGAAGATTGACTCTAGCACGGTCGTGGACATTCAGGAGAGCCAATGGCCTGGATTTGTCATGCTACATTTTGTGGTTGGCGAGCAGCAGAGCAAAGTGAGCATCGAGGTGCCCCCTGAACACCCCTTCTTTGTGTATGGCCAGGGTTGGTCCTCCTGCAGCCCTGGGCGGACTGCACAACTCTTCTCTTTGCCCTGTCATCGGCTACAGGTGGGAGATGTCTGCATCTCTATCAGTTTACAGAGCTTGAACAGTAACTCAGTTTCTCAGGCCAGCTGTGCTCCCCCAGGCCAGCTGGGTCCACCCCAAGAAAGGCCTGAGAGGACAGTCTTGGGACCCAGAGACCTATGTGATAGTGAGGGGAAGAACCAGCCTACAGGAGAGGGCTCCCATGCAGTAGAGCCCTCCCAGTCTGAGCCTGGTGCTCAGACCTGCTGGCCAGCCCTGAACTTCCAAAGATACAGCATGCAAGGGGAGGAGGCACGGGCTGCTCTGCTCCGTCCCTCTTTTATTCCACAGGAGGTAAAGCTGTCCATCGAAGGGCGTTCCAATGCAGGAAAATGA